The sequence GAAATTTCATAAACCAAAAAAGTTTCTGcataaatgtttttgaaaaaaaaaataaaaatttaagctttaaattgataattgaacgtaatttcatttttatttctaGATTGCGAAGAAGATTGCATCCCCACTGCTCAAAATCATTGTACTGATTTCGAGATTccccaatttgaattgttgctttacaagcataaaataataatcataattcaATTAAAACAATACAGTATTCAACCGTTAATTCCAGCTCAAATTTCATGTGTGCGcgtgtttatatatatacacacacactcGTGCAAAGAGAGCGAATCGAGGTTGTGTGCAAGCGTGTTTTCTGGAGGGATTTGGGTTTTGAATTGGGTGGAAAATTTTGACGGaaagatttgaatttgtgtgAATGATGGAGGTGGTTCTCAATATATACGACGTGACGAATAGTGGGAATGAGAAGACGAACAATACGATTATGCAGATCAATAAGATTTTCAAAGATGGGATTGGACTCGGCGGCATCTTCCACAGCGCTGTTCAGGTTTCTTAATCGCTGTGTATTTGTCCATCTTTTTTTAGTTGGTTCTTTGTTTGCTTGTTTCTGTGGCTATATTCTGTGTTAGATCCAGTGTTCCACCTTGCTTTCTGGGTTTCATTTGTTATCTTTATAGGGGATTGTGACTTGTGAGTctaattttccataaaaaaaacttgaaattGCTGGTTTCTATGTTCACTTGCTTCACATCGCTGGATCTTACACGATTTCTGACTTTTTTTTGGCTCATCTTGTGTTTTCTAGCTTGATATGGAGCaggtttttcttttcttttttatattttgatgtGATTTCATTCAGGTGCAGGTGTTCCCCATCTATGTGATATTACTATTTATCTGAATTTTCGTTTTCTTGGAAGGTTTATGGTGATGAGGAGTGGTCATTCGGGTTCTGTGAACATGGCACTGGAGTGTTTAGCTGCCCCTCAAAACAGAATCCTATGTATACATTTCGTGAAAGTATTAAACTTGGCGAGACGACATTCTCTATCTTCAAGGTCAATCAGATTCTAAGAGAACTCAGTAGAGAGTGGCCCGGATACTCATATGATCTGTTATCTAAAAATTGCAATCATTTCTGTGATGTGCTTTGTGAAAGGCTTGGTGTGCCAAAGCTTCCTGGTAACCACGGTTCCTTTACTCTTGTCTGTCTCAGATTCACAAAATGTAACTTAGAATGTTTAGTCACATGTATCTCTTGGAGATTGTGGTTCATTAATCAGTTCTCTAAGAAAACAGCTGGTTCTGCTTATTATTTGGATAATTCATAAAAAGTTAATTGATACTTGAATCATTCAAGTCTTTTAGTGGGAGTTGAGTTGGAATGGGAGTTGAGGTGTTTGTCTACTTGTGGAAATGAAACTTTGAAGAAATTTAGTTCACTTGGCAAATTTGCTGTTCGTTTGCACAATCTTTGCAAATGGCTTGTCTACTTCTGATATTACCAAAATAGATTAATTTTAACCCTTTTAATCACTAAATCAGCTCTATTCATGTTGAATTGGGGCAATGAGATGCTACCCTGGGTAGTACCCTAATAGTTAATCTAATGGTGGACATTTATTAATACATGCGGGGTCCATATgcttaattttctataatcagaCCTCAAAAAAAGAATGACAAACTTCAATTGTCTGGCATTAGTATTGTTGATAAGTGTTGACTATTCTTTAGGTTATATCATGGATTGGAAGAAATACCTTAAATTGCCTGGCCACTGCATCCCAGATGGATAATTGATGCGGAATTGGATTCAAACACATGCATATCCTTTTCCTTGGCTTTCTACAGGACTGTTCTTATTAGTTTTGCAACAGGTTGGGTAAACAGGTTTGCACATGCAGGGGATACCGCTGTAGAAATAGCTGGAAACACTGCCTATCGAGTAAGATTGTCTTTCACTTTGTAGTTTCCTTTGATCTTAATTATGCACCTGTACATTTTGACATTCAGCAAATTTGATGGTAGATTATGCATGCTTCATCTTCAAGAATGTATACTGTTACTTGTGCTTAAAGCTGAAAGTAAGGTTGTTTACTACTTCTGTTCTTTTCTTATTCCATACATGCCTATTTCCATGTAATTAGCACTTATTTTAGGATATGTATATACATATGACGCATTGAGACGCTTGCAAAGCCCAGAACTTCTAACCTGTCCAGAACCTTCAGACCTTCTGTCATTCTATACCTCATTCACTTTCCATTGCTGCAGTTTAGGCAAGCAAAAACTGAAATTGTAACTGCTAGTAAGGTGGCATATCGGTTTTTAGCAGGAGTTGCTTCCAATAATCAGATCAACTCCCCAAACTCCCCTGGCGATAATTCTAACCGAGGAAGTCCTAGATTTCAGTCTGCCTGGTTCAAGAACCTTATGTCGTCTGGTCCTAAACCCTCAGGTAGTTTGAAACAGGAAAACGAGGATGCAGATGTGACACGCCCACGACAGAGACAAGAAGACCATCCAGGGTCCAACTCTCGACACGATATCTGATATTATATTACCTTCAGCAGACCAAAAAATTTTGGCAATGTATTTTGTTATAGTTCTTGTGGATTGTTGTGTAACGTTGGACACGAGTTTTGTATACCACCGCTCCCAAGTGCTGGAATTATCGGTTGAACTTCAGCACCACCACGTATTTCTTCATTTTGGTCTCACCGGGTCAATCGTGGAGATGAACAAATTGTTTAAGAGTTATTTTTCTTACATGAATCGAAGTATGTCATAAGGCTTGAACAAATTACTACGAATTACATTTGCAAATGATTCTTGTAAATTACAATCTGCACATGAGCGTAAGTTCAGTTGATGAAATCATATCCATGGGACCAACTTATAGGACCAGTCGCATTCATCTTTTTCCCAGTGTAACATTAACTCCAGCATGGAACCATGAACAAAGGAGTTCAAATAACATTACAAAAACTTCCAAGTAAAAATCAAGCAAAAACAGACCTCAAAAGGCCAGAATACGTTGGTAACAAGTCTGAAAAGTGAAAATACCAGTTTGAAATCCGAAATAAAGATAAGTCAGCTCAATTCAGGGACATATATACATAACACATTATTCAGAACAAAAACTAGTGCAGTTCTCGGAATGGTTTGATTATTCACCCTCTGACCATTTTGTTGAAGACATAAGTCTCAACCCGCACATCATCGGCTATTTTAAGAGAGGAAACAGCCTGAGCAGCAAGATAGTCCACAGATAAACCAACAGTGCCCCAACATTCCTCTCCAAACCATCTTGGGTAAAATTCTCCTACCAACGGAGAAGATGGAACCATCAAGTTCAAATTTCCTCCGTGATTGGACACGGCTCGATTTTTACAAGCATCAGAAACCAAACCAATATTTTCAAGTGAATATTTCGACAAATTGTGATGAGGACGAAATGATTGTCTTCCCCCAAAGAGGTTGCCACCATTTATTGAAAGATCCCACAAGTTCGGCCTGTCATCCTCAAGTATTGAGCTTCTTGAATcatctgaatcttcaccaaGAAGGACATGTAAAGCAACCGCCTCAGCTATCGCAGCACCTTCTTCGTCAAGCCTATCCTgctcttctttcttcttctgcTTCTTTTTTTCAAGTTCCATGCGAATGGCGGCAGAAGTAGCCAAAGCCTTTTCCAAGCGCCTCTTTTTCTTCTCGGCCTGCTTAATTCGATCAAATTCGTCTTTCCCTTGTTTCTTCTTGGCTTTCTTAACACCAACTGCTACCTTAGGACACTCCATCATAACCCGTCGCACCAAACTCTGAAACTACAATTTTTCTATGTACTCAACTTATTATTCTAAGTTCCCTGATTATTTCCCAACACAAACATCCCTATAATGTATACATTATCTAGTGAACTATATGTGTTTCCTTTTTGTTTTGAAACTTGTTATTCAACACttgaaaaaccaaaaaaaaaaaaaaaactttttgaaCTTAAAGATACTAATATATAAAGTTATATCTAAACCCACTCGGGTCTGAAGGGATACCGCATTTTACGCACGCTACATTCCCAAAAAGAAGTGACGGGAGATAGGAGAAGCGAAAATTTGAAACCACTAACGGATCCTCCGCTCTTCATTCTTCCCAATTTCCACAACCCTTGCCAGCTATATGAAACGAGTGAAATAAAAGGATGACTCTATAGAATCTAAGTTAAAATTCCATTCTTTTCTGTTTTGAGTTTTAAGAAACTCACATGGCTTTCCCTCCTGCAATAGATATGTATAACTCAGTACCGAAGTGGCTCAGCTACGAAAATCAAAGTTTCAGTAAATGCAAAAATAAATCGACAATACATTGACACAAACTAAATCAAAGAATAAATCAAGCAAATGACAAAAAGGTACTATAATGGACGACTGATATTAAATAaccacaaattaaataaattaccaAATAACGAATAAACACAATGCAATGTAATATTAGTTCCACCAAGCGATCACAACGCCATCATTAACAAGCTGCATAACAAATGCAAGAACCCCAAAAAACCAGTACAATAGAATTATCAAGATCACCAGGAGATCAAAAGACAGAAACAGCCAAAGCAGCAAATCCTCTACATAAAACTtcaagccaaaaaaaaaaaaaaaaaaaaacccagaGGCTATAGAACCAAAGCTATAACTAGAACAAGAACTAGCCCCTCTGCGGATTATcgtgtatattttttttaaaaaaaaaaccccaatTTATTAACCAAATCCTCTAATCAACAAAGAAACTGGAAGAAGTAAGTAATTCAATAGCATCAGTGTAATTTCAATACAAAAAACAGATCACCCAAATAAAGATTACCCCCGAACTGCAGATCccattaaaaataattgaacaaAAAGGAACCCAACATTGCAAAATctaaaaagactcgagcttcCATCATAAAACTACACCTTAGCTTAATCCAAGAATCAATAATCCAAAATCCCTACAACCAACACACGATCCACTTAACCACACTCCAAACTCTCAATTCTGGTAACCAAATAAAGAGACTGAAATTCCCTTTTTTCATGCTTTAATCAACAAGCATATAAAAAACCCACATAAAGATTCAAGAAAAACAAGTagatcaatccaataaaatcaaaaagcCCACAAATTTTCAAGAGTTAAAACAACCAAACCTGTTGTAACTCAGGCAAAGAAGAAGAGCAAAGGACCCTTTTACAATAAACAGAAAAGAACACGAAACCAAGGGTGTCGAATCTTGAATTTAAGAGTGGAATAGATCTGTAAATCAATTGGTGTGTGCGTGAGACATGGGATGGGTAAGATAACTGATCACATGAGATTGGCAGAGGGGAGAGACGGGGGAGAGTAGGAGAGGGAAGGGCAAAAGAGGAAATTCACAAGGGGTTGGAGACATTTGTCCATCGAAAGCTTCGGTCATTCAATTTGGCCGGCCCCTCCCTGTGGACAATTCTACGATTAATGTGAAACTGGAGGGCGTCTCCACCGTCGATCCATTTGCTTGCTAAATCGACGGTGTATATTTCACGTTTAGATGACCATCTAGATTATCTTTGAATATAATATTTCATTAACACTAGTAAAAAATGCACACGTTTATGCGTGTGGTGTAAAATAAGGGTATGTTTATGCTAGCACATTGACAATGCTACATCCAACGGTCCTTGTTTTCTGCATTTGagatgtttaaaaaaaaaagattgttaGATCACTGATAActacattttgtgtgcattatttcatgttatttttatgtctattttatgtgcattcatattgcttttatgtgtttttatgtgttttagttcatgtgtgtgtatttcactcctcgggttaattttgtaggaaaatgaatttgtGAAGAGTAAATTATGAAGCAGCTTTggtagaaaaatcatatttaattttagagagattcaaatccgatcttcaccgttcagaataaatttcaggatgttttgaagctgctgtccacatttcaggtcaatccgacggctagaacttaagatatgaatttttcaagataaCTGCGCGCTGAAAACTGGAGGCAGAACTTTTCAGGCTATAGCGTGATTTTTCCTGCGCCGTGGCGTGAACCGAGGATTTTGAAGAAGTGAAAACAGAACTTTTCAGGCTATGGCGTGACTTTTCTGCGCCATGGCGCGACGGGGattgaaaaaattattaattttttaacattAACAGTTGCGatttttttgggaatttattGGATGGGCTTTCAACCACATATAAAAGAGGAGATATCAGACGTGAGAAAGGGTTCCAGTTCCAGATTTTCAGAGACGGCGGCTACTacaacttgggagagaagatttctcgtttcttcttcttttcttatttttattttcaattcatgatcaaaaactttgtttgaattatgaaattgatttttgagTAGTTTtccctttcgatcaaggccacgtgattgggccagacagtttatgtaaaaacttgatttgtttatttgagattttcagacttgattgagtttattgattatcaaatttatctttgtcTTGCAAATTTCTTGGACAGTTATTTGTTTCcctgttaatcgattccaagtcgacagaggaggtttcgaattcgatcactttgatattcaacatagtgtaaaactgactaaaaatagaattcgatttcattatgcggtttaggtgtttactgaattttcacagtgatttatgcattcaagtttgattagaattacgaaatattagttcatcaatatttgaataggtttgattgttctataaatagtccttcgaacaaaattaggaaaattcccgtgaattaagattaagtctgatttagatcgactacttgttacatgaattgtctggtacctacgtgagttcttgatcgaacttttccaaaattttaagtaatccaaaattttccagctgcgtttttacttaatttaattttaattgcaatttttaattattagttaaaatctaaaatcgctattttttattagtctagattaggtagaaataaatatattttggtaatcatatatttacagtccctgtgggttcgacacttggacctttgtccactatattattacttgacctggtacacttgccagttgaatttattcacaccgattaacgcggtcaagtttttggcgccgttgccggggactgtgttgatatcagaatttttatttcgcttaAGATtagactattttttttatttttaagattctgaattcctctctttttttttgtAACTTTCAGGTGCAGGTGCTAGTAGAGATGGcggacaaccgtactgtttggGATATTATTAGGCCGCCAACTTAAGGatatggatctagcatcgttcgccccgctgttgaggcgaacaattttgagctgaaaccctctactattcagctaatacaattgcaagctagatttGGGGGCACATCTGTTGAAGatccctacgctcatctggagcatttTCTGTCAATCTGTGACACGTTCAAGGTGAATGGGGTAACAtttgatgcagtgcgactgcggttattcccattctctttaCAGTACGAAGCCTTGGAGTGGCTTGATGACATGTCGACTGGTTCTATTACTACTTGGACGGAGCTTGTCCAAGAATTCCTAAAGAAATacttccctcctacgaagatggctaaGTTGTTCTCTGATATTATATCATTCAAGaaaaaggagggagaatctctacatgcggcatggaccaggttcaaaaagatgttgaggacatgtcctcggcataatcttactcaaagccagcagacccAAACGTTCTATAATGGAGCAGATCCTTTAGTGCGTTCTATGCTAGATGCTGCTGCTAATGgatgcttattcaggaagacgccagctgaagcctgggagatcattggcaacatggcagagagtaacattgggtggccggatgtgaaGAGAGAGAAGAAGGCTGGAGTTCTAGAGGTTGATGCTTTAATGGCCCTGAATGCGAAGATTGACGCGCTGACACAccaagtggcactcatgaaaacagcACCGGTAAATAAAGCACAAGGGAATATGCAACAAGAccagcagttgtttgaagttgaggCTGTGAATTTTATGGGTAATCAAGGAAGACAGACATACAACTCAAACAACAACTATAGTCAGAACTGGCAggccaagcaagaggagaaaaagccgagttttgaggagatcatgatgaaGTACGTGGCGGGTACTGAGCCTCGCTTGCAGAATCAGGAGAGCATGCTGCAGAAGCTGGAAATTCAGATGAGTCAGATCGCAACCCAATTATCAACTCGGCCTGCTGGAGCTTTACCAAGtaacactgaaccaaatcccaGAGGCGTGAACGCTATCATGGTCGTGACTCAAGCACAGTCTGAGGAGCAGCAGATGGGCGAAAAGAATAGGATGGAGGGGACGAAAAATCCTGAAGTTCAAGAGGAGGTGCGGACTGAGAAATCCTCCAAGACagataagaaaggtaagacttcgaaatttgaagttaatgagaATGTTGATATATCTGCTTTACCTTTCCCTCATAGAGCTAAGCAACTgctgtttgattctcaatttaaaaagtttcttgaaattttcaagaaactgcatattaacattccttttgcagatgcattagctcagatgccgagatatgcaaagtttctgaaagacttgctgaaaaataaaaaaaaaattgactgaTCTTACGCAGGTTAAAGTGAATGAGGAGTGCTCGGCAGTGCtgcaaaagaagcttccaacaaaatttcaagatccagggagtttttctataccctgtcatattggaagtctgtcttttgataatgtgttgtgtgatctaggatcgagtataaatttaatgccatattctattgctcgaaaactaggaatagaaaatattgaacctgctgctatatctctcaaatttgctggtggttctattaaatatccgagagggattgtagagaatgtcctagtaaagattgataatttaatttatcctgTAGACTTTGTTATCCTTGACATGGTAGAGGATTTAGAGGTTCCCCTGATTTTAGGacgtccttttcttgctgctagtaggtCGTTGATTGATGTTGAGAGAGGAGAGTTGGTGTTGAGACTGAACGATGAACAAGTAGTTTTTACTATGtctaagtcggctactgagagccTAATTTTAAAATCTTGTTCTGTTATTCGTTTGATTGATGTGATTGATGTTGTTGGTGATGCATGTCAGCAGGTGCAGTTGTCTGCAGGAATTGGTCCAATGCACAATGTCTTTAATGgtgtagcatgcaagtgcaggactaacctgagtttttcacagacggtggataaaccaccttgaatttcgccactcaagagaggagtagagttgggctatagactataaatttagcgctgactgggaggcaactcagtgtttttgtttttgctttttgctttttattttgtttttgtttttgtttttatttgatttttgttttctttcccatgccagttggtcgtgcctGCCGATATTCTAGAATGCTGATGCTGTCCCAAAGGattctgtcaagaaggaagagaatgaatcgaaaaccaggggagtgttatttttgttttctttgtgtttttgtttttcattgcattgtgtgtttgtttgcattttgttcattgttctgaagcattgagggcaatgctttgagataagtatgggggggtagactagttcaTTGCATTGGTTATTATCTTTTGTgttcattctgtttgcattcatttggtttagtttttgtgtttgattcgtaatcatgcatatcattttgttgttgtttgtgttgtcttgcatgagtaggatgagtcatggtagcctatgatgatgaagtttttttttttttttgaagaaaaaaatttatttttgaaaaattttgctcttgacttgacatgagaaactgtaggttgaatcgtgaatatttataagcacttgtgttagaccagtggagtgtaacgaaagatttgatgaagtttctgtctgtttgaccattgcacggcaataggtggtttgtggatcttgattgtgttctatgaattttaatgaggctctagtttacacttatgatcttgggcgcacctagagaaaaaaaaaatttgtatacaATTCCAttcgggccttgaaaggattaaaatcttataaaaaattaaatttaaggctaagtatgcgggttaaatgggattgatgctccatccggtttatagacgaggggattagaaagaaaaaataaaatgatttttcgtatcctagccagttatagctaagttagcgggtaattattggggctaaagcaataccgggtgcaaaatccggaggtgtgtaattcattatctcaagggaggtgggtatgtctaggggtcattggaaggaatggacacttgaaaagtgaaacttgcactaatttgtcataggttgctaagcagatttgagacgaattcgttctaagttgcatgaaaccggaatgacatttcatacacacacgttcacgttaaaccgaaggtgtattatgaaaagttgagagcatgtctgtgtttttggttttgtgattgaacttatCGGAGGTTGTGCACATTAATGactcgtccttacttatgtttttgtttgcattttgtttttgcatgtcttgctcgagggcgagcaagagttaagtatgggggtgttgataactacattttgtgtgcattatttcatgttatttttatgtctattttatgtgcattcatattgcttttatgtgtttttatgtgttttagttcatgtgtgtgtatttcactcctcgggttaattttgtaaaaaaatggatttgtgaagagtgaattatggagcagctttggtagaaaaatcatatttaattttagaaagatccaaatccgatctccaccgttcagaataaagttcaggatattttgaagctgctgtccaaatttcaggtcaatccgacggctagaacttaagatatgaatttttcaagataaCTGCGCGCTGAAAATTGGAGGCAGAACTTTTCAGGCTATGGCGTGATTTTTCCTGCGCCGTGGCGTGAACCGAGGATTTTGAAGAAGTGAAAACAGAACTTTTCAGGCTATGGCGTGACTTTTCTGTGCCATGGCGTGACGCGgactgaaaaaaatattaattttctaacattaaaAGTTGCGATTTTTTTGGGGCTTTATTGGATGGgttttcaaccacatataaaAGGGGACATATCAGACGTGAGAAAGGGTTCCAGTTCCAGATTTTCAGAGACGGCGGCTACTACAACTTGGAAGAGAAGATTTCtcgttttttcttcttttcttctttttattttcaattcatgatcaaaaactttgtttgaattatgaaattgatttttgagTAGTTTtccctttcgatcaaggccacgtgattgggccagacagtttatgtaaaaacttgatttgtttatttgagattttcagacttgattgagtttattgattatcaaatttatctttgtcttacaaatttcttggccagttatttgtttgcctATTAATCGATtacaagtcgacagaggaggtttcgaattcgatcactttgatattcaacatagtgtaaaactgactaaaaatagaattcggtttcattatgcggtttaggtgtttactgaattttcacagtgatttatgcattcaagtttgattagaattacgaaagattagttcatcaatatttgaataggtttgattgttctagaaatagtccttcgaacaaattaggaaaattcccgtgaattaagattaagtctgatgtcttagatcgactgcttgttacatgaattgtctggtacctacgtgagtccttgatcgaacttttccaaaattttaagtaatccaaaatTTTCTAGCTGcgtttttacttaatttaattttaattgcaatttttaattattagttaaaatctaaaatcactatttttgattagtctagattaggtagaaataaatatattttggtaatcatatatttacagtccctgtgggttcgacacttggacctttgtccactatattattacttgacctggtacgcttgccagttgaatttattcacaccgattaacgcggtcaaTCACCATTCGAGCAGTGCCCGAATGGGACAGCATAGACAAAAccgtaaaataaattttttttttatatgtatttttttgtgACGGTCCTTGTTTTTTGCATTTGAAATGTTCATGTGAACATctcaaatccaaaaaaaataaataaaaaaaattggatcGTTAAATTACCATTCGGATAGTGTCCGAATGGGGGACAACATAGACAAAACCGTAACATagaagttatttttatatttttttttgtgagtGGAGTGAGTGATAGAGGTGACGAAAATTTCCGAAATCTCGACCCTTTCCGAATCTCATCTCATTCTCGTCCTGAAAAAATCTCATCCCGAAATTTTTCCGACCTGAACTTTCGGGATTTTTCTcatcccgattaatatcgggagagagatcgggaataaaaccttatcccgACAGGATTCACGACCcatcccgaaataatataataatatattttattaataaatttattaatataaagctaaatattattaggttcaactcatataacacttaattatggacttaattcgcataatttttattgttggaacgataaaattgtaaaatcacgaaatgacattttatttttgtgtatttattaaaaataaattaataatttaattaattcatatttataattatctaattagaacaaatatgtagaacaagactcaaaagattaatttgacaatctatttaacaaaatttatttagtaattgtatccgaacattttattaataattatccgatacattttttctcttaaca comes from Henckelia pumila isolate YLH828 chromosome 4, ASM3356847v2, whole genome shotgun sequence and encodes:
- the LOC140864500 gene encoding uncharacterized protein, which encodes MMECPKVAVGVKKAKKKQGKDEFDRIKQAEKKKRRLEKALATSAAIRMELEKKKQKKKEEQDRLDEEGAAIAEAVALHVLLGEDSDDSRSSILEDDRPNLWDLSINGGNLFGGRQSFRPHHNLSKYSLENIGLVSDACKNRAVSNHGGNLNLMVPSSPLVGEFYPRWFGEECWGTVGLSVDYLAAQAVSSLKIADDVRVETYVFNKMVRG
- the LOC140864499 gene encoding deSI-like protein At4g17486 yields the protein MMEVVLNIYDVTNSGNEKTNNTIMQINKIFKDGIGLGGIFHSAVQVYGDEEWSFGFCEHGTGVFSCPSKQNPMYTFRESIKLGETTFSIFKVNQILRELSREWPGYSYDLLSKNCNHFCDVLCERLGVPKLPGWVNRFAHAGDTAVEIAGNTAYRFRQAKTEIVTASKVAYRFLAGVASNNQINSPNSPGDNSNRGSPRFQSAWFKNLMSSGPKPSGSLKQENEDADVTRPRQRQEDHPGSNSRHDI